The DNA region AGGCAGAGCGTGTGCCGCTCCTCCAGCCCTGCACACTGTCTCTAATGCTACCCGGGCACTGTGTCAGCGATGCAATCGAAACACCAGCATGAACAAGCCGTGCAGCACAGGAGAGACACACTAACCTGTGTCAGTTTGTGTCAGTGTTACTGTGTGTCAgagtcctctctctcctctctgtatcccAGGAGCTCTGCAGGGCCCCGCGCCTCTTTGTGGATGGAATCAGCGCCCGTGACCTACACCAGGGCAGTCTGGGAAACTGCTGGCTGGTGGCGGCTACTTCCTGTCTCGCCACACAGCCATCTGTCTGGAAGAAGGTGAGCGAGAGAACCATCGCCCTCCAGAAACTATCTGCAACACATCTGTGAATAAAGCAAAAATCCCCTCGCATTGCCTCCCCCTGCCTTTCTGATTCCCGGGTAATCCCAGCCCCCCTTTCTGATTCCCGGGTAATCCCAGCCCCCCTTTCTGATTCCCGGGTAATCCCAGCCCCCCTTTCTGATTCCCGGGTAATCCCAGCCCCCCTTTCTGATTCCCGGGTAATCCCAGCCCCCCTTTCTGATTCCCGGGTAATCCCAGCCCCCCTTTCTGATTCCCGGGTAATCCCAGCCCCCCTTTCTGATTCCCGGGTAATCCCAGCTCCCTCTTTCCCAGGTGATCCCGTCTCACCGCGAGCAGGACTGGAATCCGAGGCGTCCGGAGCGCCACGCCGGGATCTTTCACTTCCGGTTCTGGCGCTTGGGCTTCTGGACGGACGTGGTGATTGATGACCGGCTCCCCGTCAGCGAGGTGGGGGGGCTGCTGTTCTGCAGCTCCAGTAACAAGGCTGAGTTCTGGTGCGCGCTGCTGGAGAAAGCATACGCCAAGTAAGAGGGAGCCCTGTCTCTCCGttcttctccccctccccctccccctccctctatcCCACTACGTCTAACtctacctctccctccctctcaattTGAATGGATGCTGCGAGGCTCTGGAAGgtgtctctctcacctctctccccctctcctctcctctcctctccgctcTCCCCATCCCCTCTCATGTTGAATGGATGCTACGAGGCTCTGGAAGgtgtctctctcacctctctcctcctctcctctcctctcctctctccccatccCCTCTCAGGTTGAATGGATGCTACGAGGCTCTGGAAGGCGGAAACACGGCTGAGGCACTGGTTGATTTCACAGGAGGGATCTCAGAACCGATCTGTTTGGACCGGGACGGTTTCGTAGAGGACCTGGACAAGAGGAAGCAGCTCTACCAGAACCTGACCAAGGCCCACTCCAGAGGAGCGCTCATCAGCTGCTCCATTCGGGTCAGTACCTCCCTCCTCTGTACGAGTTCTTATCTCTCCTCTCTATGGTCACCTCTCCattcctctctcatctcctctcctctctccagccCATGCAGGGGGAGGCTCTGGAGTCTCGACTGGGCTGTGGTCTGGTGAAAGGTCATGCGTACGGAGTGACGGATGTCAGGAAGGTGCGCCTGGGGACCGGCCTGCTCTCCCTCTTCAGAACCAGCCGGCTCTACATGATCCGCATGAGGAACCCCTGGGGTACCACTGAGTGGAGCGGGGCCTGGAGCGACGAGTCAGTCCTGTCTGTCTATCCAGCTCTCTGTTTGTCCATCTCTccttttctctctgtctgtctgtctgtacagtataactctcagtgtgtgtctctgcttgtgtgtgtatgtctgtccaGGCTCGCTGGCCATGGCTCTGTGTTAATGTGTTTATCTCCCTCTTCAGGTCACAGCAGTGGCAGCAGATCAgtaagagtgagagagagaagatGGGAGTCACAGTCCGAGACGATGGCGAGTTCTGGTAAATGACTgcctgcatcatcatcatcatcatcatcatcatcatcatcatcatcatcatcatcatcatcatcatcatcatcattattattattattattattattattattattattattattgatggatAGGGTAGGTCAGAGTTTTtatgtgattgttttttttcaggatgGACTTTGAGGATTTCTGCCGCTATTTCACAGACATGGTCGTGTGCCGGAGAATCAACACAACGCTGCTGAGCTTCCACAAGAGCTGGCTGGAGGCAAAGCTGCTCGGAgagtggaggagaggagagaccgAGCTGAGCAACCGCAGCGGGGGCTGCATCAACAACAGAGCCAGCTTCCTGCAGAACCCACAGGTGAGGAGAGGgcgagggggagaggagaggagagagggggactggcaatgagagaggggagagagaaagagatgctCCTGAACCAGTCTCCTGTGTTGTGTTCTGGTTCTCAGTTCATGTTTGACGTGGAGCGCGAGTCGGACACGGCTCTGATCTGTCTGCAGCAGGAGGACAAGCGAGCGCTGAGGAgcgagggaggaggagagaaccTGGCCATCGGCTTCGAGGTGTTCCGggtgagaggggggagagagggagaggggacagggagagagggagagggagagggagagagggagagggagagggagagggaaaggggTGCCCCTGACGGCTGTCTCTCTGGCAGGTGGAGGTGAATCGCGAGTGTCGGCTGCACATGATCCCCCCCAAGGCAGCGAGCTCAGTGTACATGGACTCCCGCAGCGTGTTCCTGCGTGCAGAGCTCACTCAGGGCCGCTACATCATCATAACAACCACCTTCGCACCCGGGGCCCAGGCCAGCTTCCTGCTGCGGCTCTTCACTAAGACACCTGCCAGCTTgaggtgagagagtgagagagtgagagtgagtgagtgagtgagtgagtgagttagtgtgcctctctgtgtcactctgtgttttctgttctctctctcaggGAGCTGGCTCTGGACCAGCCCCACCCCTCACTCTGGAGCTGCTGTTTGGGTGGGGATCTGCGTCGAGTCACAACCATCAACCTGCAGAGTGCAGCAGGGCTGAGACCCAGGGGGGCTGCTAGAGgtgagactctctctctctctctctctctctcatggtgCTGCAGTCCTGGCTTCTCTCTCTCAGTGTTTGTATCCACAGACCCTGACGTGTACGCTGTGATGAGGTGTGAAGGGAACACGGTAAAGTCACGCGTGTTCAAATCCACCAGCAGGCCGGAATTTGACCTGAAGGCTGTGTTCTACCGGCAGAATCCGAGGAGACCAATCAGGATCGAGGTGCGCACCAACACTTTACATACTCCTCGCACACTCACACGGTGTTGTACAGGTCTGtgttcactctctcactctctgtgctgtgcaggtgtgtgttcactctctcactctctgtgctgtgcaggtgtgtgttcactctctcactctctgtgctgtgcaggtgtgtgttcactctctcactctctgtgctgtgcaggtgtgtgttcactctctcactctctgtgctgtgcaggtgtgtgttcactctctcactctctgtgctgtgcaggtgtgtgttcactctctcactctctgtgctgtgcaggtgtgtgttcactctctcactctctgtgctgtgcaggtgtgtgttcactctctcactctctgtgctgtgcaggtgtGGTCGAAGGGAGTGCTCCAGGATGCGTTACTCGGCCGGGTTTCTGTCGAAGCTGCTGAGAATGAAATAGGGAGGATCCACGTGCTGAGTTTACAGGACAAGTCAAAACACAGAACCACTGGCTCAGTCCTCATTGAAACATCCTCTAGTGACAATCTGACTGAGCTCTGAGTGCCATCTGCTGGCCATGCAACACACTGCAACACTGGATGTACCTGAAACCTCAATGAGTGACAATCTATCAACTGGCCAAGACACCACAATGCAACACTGAGccattgaaatgaatgctggacccTCATTGTAACGTCCTGCTGTGACAGGACTGTCTGTACTCAATGTAATGAGAGTGCTGGACCCTCATTGTAACGTCCTGCTGTGACAGGACTGTCTGTACTCAATGTAATGAGAGTGCTGGACCCTCATTGTAACGTCCTGCTGTGACAGGACTGTCTGTACTCAATGTAATGAGAGTGCTGGACCCTCATTGTAACGTCCTGCTGTGACAGGACTGTCTGTACTCAATGTAATGAGAGTGCTGGACCCTCATTGTAACGTCCTGCTGTGACAGGACTGTCTGTACTCAATGTAATGAGAGTGCTGGACCCTCATTGTAACGTCCTGCTGTGACAGGACTGTCTGTACTCAATGTAATGAGAGTGCTGGACCCtcattgtaacgtcttgctgtgaCAGGACTGTCTGTACTCAATGTAATGAGAGTGCTGGACCCTCATTGTAACGTCCTGCTGTGACAGGACTGTCTGTACTCAATGTAATGAGAGTGCTGGACCCTCATTGTAACGTCCTGCTGTGACAGGACTGTCTGTACTCAATGTAATGAGAGTGCTGGACCCtcattgtaacgtcttgctgtgaCAGGACTGTCTGTACTCAATGTAACTATTGAGATTCAGGATTACTGGTAACTTTATTAGAAAGACAAATGCCAGACGTGGATAAACAGTATCAATAAGTGATTATGTGAGACTGCTGCCTTTGTGAAATATTTGtacctttataaaaataaaaatactttaaagGAAAAGTTTTGTGTGAAAACATGAACAGGGATATGCAGCCAAACTGCCCCCCCTCCaccacaccaacacacaccaagcagccccccccccccccccacacacacaccaatcagccccctacacacacacacacaaacacacacacatttctaataACATGTTTGGTAGTTTACCAGTTTTATTATAGAGGGCATTTACAGAGACTTGATATATTGAAAAAAGGTCTGGCCCTGATAGTTCAACTAGCAACACGTGTAACGCGTTAAGGGCTTTTCCGGTTGCTTAGCAACGCCAGCAGCACCTCAGTTGCAGCAGCTGAGTCCCAGGACCGCACTGTTTGGCAATTTGACTTTAaacttgtatctgtttattttataacatttgtaTTTCTGTGACTTTTCTTTGTCCCGCGGCTCTCTGCCGTTTTCTGATGGACGAGCGGGCGAGTGAAGAGACGAGGGCGAGTGCAGCCGACCCACACAAAGGCAGAGACCGCACAGGGCAGCTGAGTCTGCGGTTTAATCAAAAACAGCAGACACGTCGATCACATGTTTCCACGTTACAGAAGGGCGGGTCCGTGTGTTTTctatattatagatgtgttgtttATGAGCGCATGTCAGCGCGCTGTAGCACAGAGTAAGTCTTTAGGACAGCCCGTTTCGCATCGTGTGAGTTTTATCAGGGTTAGAAGTCACGCAGTTTCGATTCTACTTTCACTGCGTCGATGAGCTGCGCTTAGTTGCAGCTCCGCCCTCGACAGAGAAAGCCGAGAGAAGAAACAGGAACACGAATTAAAGCAGGTCAGaaacttttaattaaaacaaaataaaaacagtacttgCTTTTGCTTTCCGAAAACTCGCTCTTCCTCgtttttttgttttcgtttttgtTTCTCGCTGTAGGCCCTAGCTTGttgaaacaaagtttatttcaacAGCGGAGCCGTGTTGAAATGTCTCGATCTAAAGCCCTACCGCACCTTCTCCAGTTTTACACCGCGTATGTTTTCTGTCATCTCTGCATATAATATATGCTCACTGTAGTACATTGAGGGGGGTGCTGCAGTTTACAATGCTACACGATGCATTCCGTATACTCTGAAATGTTAACTAAAACTAATGGTGTGCCGTTTTAAAACTGAAATCCTTGCTTTTGATTTCTAAGTATAGTTTAGTCTTCAACCAGGTTTGGCCGAGCTGGTATAATGAagcttccccctccccctccccctcccccctctgtatatctctgcctcccccccccccccccccccgtgtatatctctgcctccccccccctccctctgtatatctctgcctcccccccccccccccccgtgtatatctctgcctccccctcccccctctgtaTATCTCTGCCTCCCCCCCCTCTGTATAtctctgcctcccccccccctctgtaTATCTCTGCCTCTCATCTTGTTTGTGAAATAGTGTTACCAAACTGAAGCAGTCATGTGATTGAAGCGCTGGAGCCCTGAGAGACGCAGGGCGAGGTTCATTTGGGTTATTGATGAGAGTATTAAACCAGTCTTGTGTAACGGTCATATATTCATTAAGCAGTGCACAgtttgcactatttttttttattattaggacAGATGTGATAACACTTTGCTATGATAACTGTGCTCTCTCAGGCAGCACAGGACACTCTATTAAAGAGCTTTGCTTCCTAAGCTGCAGCACAGCCTGGAGATGCTTTATTTACACTCCTGCTCTGCAATGAATGGAAACCAGCTGGTGAAGAATTCTTACTCGTGCTCTCCCTCTCTTCttactctccctctcctctctctttcttgtGCTCTCTTTCTTTCATGCAGATTGTTGTGAAAGGGTTTTTAGTttcctgtttgtctgtgtgtgtgtgtgtgctggtctgTTGAGTGGTGTGGTTTTTGCTGTTGCTCTTATAAAGATCTCATGTGATAAAGCTGTGACGCTGCTATGAGTGCCTCAGTGAGTAATGCTGATGTTCTTCAGGACTCTGAGCTGCTGGTGAAGATGGATGATCGCAGGAACCTGCTGAACCGCATGCCCAGCCCCCCCTCTGTGCCTCCCAGGGTCTCCGGTGAGATTTTTAGAGCATATTCATggatttgaatttaaaatgctgCTTTGATTAAACCAAATTCAATTTTTACCAGTTTTATGTAAACTTGCTTTACCTGCTTTGAGCTTGTGTGGTGAATTCTAAGagctgggactgaacagccttccaaactgtgtgacagtgctgtgtccCTGATCCTTTCCCTGGTGCTGCAGGGGATGTGCAGTgatgttttagtttttgtgttgCAGCTGGCCTGTGCATTGCAAGGTCTGGAACCATGACCTCATGACTTCTCTTTGTTTCCATCGCAGTGCTGTCCAAGATCATCGCGACCGCCCTGCCAATCGCTCAGATTGCTATAGGTGAGAATATTCCCTCTACTGCACGTGATCCGTGTCAGGGAGGAAGCTTTGAGCTGTAAACCTGGAGGATGCTGTTGTGTGTTGCAGGGTCTGTATTGAGAGACTGTTGGGTGTGTTGCAGGGTCTGTATTGAGAGACTGTTGGGTGTGTTGCAGGGTCTGTATTGAGAGACTGTTGGGTGTGTTGCAGGGTCTGTATTGAGAGACTCTTGGGTGTGTTGCAGGGTCTGTATTGAGAGACTCTTGGGTGTGTTGCAGGGTCTGTATTGAGAGACTCTTGGGTGTGTTGCAGGGTCTGTATTGAGAGACTGTTGGGTGTGTTGCAGGGTCTGTATTGAGAGACTCTTGGGTGTGTTGCAGGGTCTGTATTGAGAGACTCTTGGGTGTGTTGCAGGGTCTGTATTGAGAGACTCTTGGGTGTGTTGCAGGGTCTGTATTGAGAGACTCTTGGGTGTGTTGCAGGGTCTGTATTGAGAGACTCTTGGGTGTGTTGCAGGGTCTGTATTGAGAGACTCTTGGGTGTGTTGCAGGGTCTGTATTGAGAGACTCTTGGGTGTGTTGCAGGGTCTGTATTGAGAGACTCTTGGGTGTGTTGCAGGGTCTGTATTGAGAGACTCTTGGGTGTGTTGCAGGGTCTGTATTGAGAGACTCTTGGGTGTGTTGCAGGGTCTGTATTGAGAGACTCTTGGGTGTGTTGCAGGGTCTGTATTGAGAGACTCTTGGGTGTGTTGCAGGGTCTCTGTACTGGAACGACTGT from Acipenser ruthenus unplaced genomic scaffold, fAciRut3.2 maternal haplotype, whole genome shotgun sequence includes:
- the LOC117970217 gene encoding calpain-5-like isoform X5, whose amino-acid sequence is MSERVRHFKGQNYHKLKRSCLNRGVQFEDPLFPPCAESLFYRRAPPADLQWKRPQELCRAPRLFVDGISARDLHQGSLGNCWLVAATSCLATQPSVWKKLPLSQVIPSHREQDWNPRRPERHAGIFHFRFWRLGFWTDVVIDDRLPVSEVGGLLFCSSSNKAEFWCALLEKAYAKLNGCYEALEGGNTAEALVDFTGGISEPICLDRDGFVEDLDKRKQLYQNLTKAHSRGALISCSIRPMQGEALESRLGCGLVKGHAYGVTDVRKVRLGTGLLSLFRTSRLYMIRMRNPWGTTEWSGAWSDESQQWQQISKSEREKMGVTVRDDGEFWMDFEDFCRYFTDMVVCRRINTTLLSFHKSWLEAKLLGEWRRGETELSNRSGGCINNRASFLQNPQFMFDVERESDTALICLQQEDKRALRSEGGGENLAIGFEVFRVEVNRECRLHMIPPKAASSVYMDSRSVFLRAELTQGRYIIITTTFAPGAQASFLLRLFTKTPASLRELALDQPHPSLWSCCLGGDLRRVTTINLQSAAGLRPRGAARVFVSTDPDVYAVMRCEGNTVKSRVFKSTSRPEFDLKAVFYRQNPRRPIRIEVRTNTLHTPRTLTRCCTGVVEGSAPGCVTRPGFCRSC
- the LOC117970217 gene encoding calpain-5-like isoform X2, with the protein product MSERVRHFKGQNYHKLKRSCLNRGVQFEDPLFPPCAESLFYRRAPPADLQWKRPQELCRAPRLFVDGISARDLHQGSLGNCWLVAATSCLATQPSVWKKVIPSHREQDWNPRRPERHAGIFHFRFWRLGFWTDVVIDDRLPVSEVGGLLFCSSSNKAEFWCALLEKAYAKLNGCYEALEGGNTAEALVDFTGGISEPICLDRDGFVEDLDKRKQLYQNLTKAHSRGALISCSIRPMQGEALESRLGCGLVKGHAYGVTDVRKVRLGTGLLSLFRTSRLYMIRMRNPWGTTEWSGAWSDESQQWQQISKSEREKMGVTVRDDGEFWMDFEDFCRYFTDMVVCRRINTTLLSFHKSWLEAKLLGEWRRGETELSNRSGGCINNRASFLQNPQFMFDVERESDTALICLQQEDKRALRSEGGGENLAIGFEVFRVEVNRECRLHMIPPKAASSVYMDSRSVFLRAELTQGRYIIITTTFAPGAQASFLLRLFTKTPASLRELALDQPHPSLWSCCLGGDLRRVTTINLQSAAGLRPRGAARVFVSTDPDVYAVMRCEGNTVKSRVFKSTSRPEFDLKAVFYRQNPRRPIRIEVWSKGVLQDALLGRVSVEAAENEIGRIHVLSLQDKSKHRTTGSVLIETSSSDNLTEL
- the LOC117970217 gene encoding calpain-5-like isoform X3, which translates into the protein MSERVRHFKGQNYHKLKRSCLNRGVQFEDPLFPPCAESLFYRRAPPADLQWKRPQELCRAPRLFVDGISARDLHQGSLGNCWLVAATSCLATQPSVWKKLPLSQVIPSHREQDWNPRRPERHAGIFHFRFWRLGFWTDVVIDDRLPVSEVGGLLFCSSSNKAEFWCALLEKAYAKLNGCYEALEGGNTAEALVDFTGGISEPICLDRDGFVEDLDKRKQLYQNLTKAHSRGALISCSIRPMQGEALESRLGCGLVKGHAYGVTDVRKVRLGTGLLSLFRTSRLYMIRMRNPWGTTEWSGAWSDESQQWQQISKSEREKMGVTVRDDGEFWMDFEDFCRYFTDMVVCRRINTTLLSFHKSWLEAKLLGEWRRGETELSNRSGGCINNRASFLQNPQFMFDVERESDTALICLQQEDKRALRSEGGGENLAIGFEVFRVEVNRECRLHMIPPKAASSVYMDSRSVFLRAELTQGRYIIITTTFAPGAQASFLLRLFTKTPASLRELALDQPHPSLWSCCLGGDLRRVTTINLQSAAGLRPRGAARDPDVYAVMRCEGNTVKSRVFKSTSRPEFDLKAVFYRQNPRRPIRIEVWSKGVLQDALLGRVSVEAAENEIGRIHVLSLQDKSKHRTTGSVLIETSSSDNLTEL
- the LOC117970217 gene encoding calpain-5-like isoform X4, with product MSERVRHFKGQNYHKLKRSCLNRGVQFEDPLFPPCAESLFYRRAPPADLQWKRPQELCRAPRLFVDGISARDLHQGSLGNCWLVAATSCLATQPSVWKKVIPSHREQDWNPRRPERHAGIFHFRFWRLGFWTDVVIDDRLPVSEVGGLLFCSSSNKAEFWCALLEKAYAKLNGCYEALEGGNTAEALVDFTGGISEPICLDRDGFVEDLDKRKQLYQNLTKAHSRGALISCSIRPMQGEALESRLGCGLVKGHAYGVTDVRKVRLGTGLLSLFRTSRLYMIRMRNPWGTTEWSGAWSDESQQWQQISKSEREKMGVTVRDDGEFWMDFEDFCRYFTDMVVCRRINTTLLSFHKSWLEAKLLGEWRRGETELSNRSGGCINNRASFLQNPQFMFDVERESDTALICLQQEDKRALRSEGGGENLAIGFEVFRVEVNRECRLHMIPPKAASSVYMDSRSVFLRAELTQGRYIIITTTFAPGAQASFLLRLFTKTPASLRELALDQPHPSLWSCCLGGDLRRVTTINLQSAAGLRPRGAARDPDVYAVMRCEGNTVKSRVFKSTSRPEFDLKAVFYRQNPRRPIRIEVWSKGVLQDALLGRVSVEAAENEIGRIHVLSLQDKSKHRTTGSVLIETSSSDNLTEL
- the LOC117970217 gene encoding calpain-5-like isoform X1, encoding MSERVRHFKGQNYHKLKRSCLNRGVQFEDPLFPPCAESLFYRRAPPADLQWKRPQELCRAPRLFVDGISARDLHQGSLGNCWLVAATSCLATQPSVWKKLPLSQVIPSHREQDWNPRRPERHAGIFHFRFWRLGFWTDVVIDDRLPVSEVGGLLFCSSSNKAEFWCALLEKAYAKLNGCYEALEGGNTAEALVDFTGGISEPICLDRDGFVEDLDKRKQLYQNLTKAHSRGALISCSIRPMQGEALESRLGCGLVKGHAYGVTDVRKVRLGTGLLSLFRTSRLYMIRMRNPWGTTEWSGAWSDESQQWQQISKSEREKMGVTVRDDGEFWMDFEDFCRYFTDMVVCRRINTTLLSFHKSWLEAKLLGEWRRGETELSNRSGGCINNRASFLQNPQFMFDVERESDTALICLQQEDKRALRSEGGGENLAIGFEVFRVEVNRECRLHMIPPKAASSVYMDSRSVFLRAELTQGRYIIITTTFAPGAQASFLLRLFTKTPASLRELALDQPHPSLWSCCLGGDLRRVTTINLQSAAGLRPRGAARVFVSTDPDVYAVMRCEGNTVKSRVFKSTSRPEFDLKAVFYRQNPRRPIRIEVWSKGVLQDALLGRVSVEAAENEIGRIHVLSLQDKSKHRTTGSVLIETSSSDNLTEL